From Aegilops tauschii subsp. strangulata cultivar AL8/78 chromosome 5, Aet v6.0, whole genome shotgun sequence:
gcttctaatattgacttgttgcttgtaggtacatatgcccttggcaaggatccacgcatcgaccctttttgcgtatggggcaatgagatattcatgaacaagcatcaagtgaggaaactgataagaattattagcaaaaagatatgaatggtggcaaacaaattatttgtttatgctctatccaacacgacagtgagctgtaggatggtaactacaaactctgcacccttctctttttactgcccataatgagttgttaggcaacaatgtctgaatctttttcgttcccagtggttcccgaagcagttcactcaagattatcTCGCAAAGTACGTGATTGGTGGACaagcaatgaaggttaaagtatttcatctagactacaatgagcatcgagaagtcataatgaagacagtgaaggatggacgggcagccatcacaaggggtcgGCCTAGATTCGTGCGTGCATTATGCATgaaggagggcacaatatgggcattccacttcaccttctccagcaaccagaatgtctttcgcctctctctttacagtctttagtacaacggtgattcatcattctttacttggtgcttctgtagttcttcagtatatgtacctgtgcatcgaattatgtatttgtggttgaacctatatttataATAAACATgcttggatatgaaataagtgattgcctactttcaaattcaaaacatgtgattttaaattagggattaattagggattacactgcacatggtttgcgaaagcgaaatgTCTGCGATAGACttggagatcagaaacgtttctaggatccactatgtgtgcgatcaatctccactgcacacacgacatcctcttgaaaactatttgcgttaggccaccttgcgcaaacgtttaccacataaaaactatgtgtgatggacagcctttgccacacagtttcttctacgcatcgtgtgtgatgcattcaataacgcaaatgataaaattgttaatatcgtgtgcaatggcaacgctatcacaaacgatttaacaggaaaaattgtgtgtgatgtacctgtgaacggaaacgttttccttggagcgactgtgtggaatgtacatacgaacggaaacgtttagcggggactgactgtgtggcatgtacttgcgaccggaaacaattcgcctgtataattgtattttttaactctactgtacgtattttcatatttgagcgctcgccggtcgcacacgacctcgttttgccgagcgtgtgtgccaggaggcatatctccgacggtttctgggtcgtgtgggaaggaccccctatcgtcgtcactcactaggcgacggttccaaatgctctcgcggaaaggggttaaaaaccgtttgtatagcaccgacgcgtactagtAAAAAGTGAACAGAGGAAGTAACAAAGAACTTTCCTCCTCCACAAGAAAAGCTTTTCTCCTCCCGTCGGTGCCGCCGCCGGTCCGTCCCATCTCCGATGGCCTCTAGGCCATGGAGGCACGGAGGATCTCAGCCCCCCGCCGGCGGGAGGGACCCCGTTCTCGTTCTTGTTAGAGTCAGCGTCTTGGTTGGGGTTGTGTGGCGGCGGCGATGTCCCTTAGTAGGAATAATGTATCCCACATTCTAACCCCGTCTCGATGGTGCGTCTCGCATCATCGGAGGGCGTGTGGAGTTTTGTCTCCGTCGGATCTTGCGAGATTCGGTCGGTGCTAGTCTTCGGTGGATCTACTTGGATTTGGTTTTCGTTCGTCTTTGTTTAGGTGCTTACAGGTTTGATCCTTCTGATCTACGACTTTCTTCAACGGTGATGGTTGCTACTCTGGTGCGATGGTcctatttttttagaaaaggaggatgtacccccggcctctgcatctcgttgatgcatgcagccatattaTTAATTATTCATAAAGACCATACAAGGTGATACATCAATAAGCCTGAagccaccatcttggcaacatcgTTGCTACTCCTATCTCCTTGATGAAGACGTGCCGAATGtccgggcctaataccaaacaaacatcgcaccaaagcctaacatctaaagccgggtGTCCCATCCAAGCCACTACCTGGATTGGGTCCCACACCGGTCTGGCACACTCCCAGTGAGCACCGCACGCTGCAAGGGCCATCACCTCCATCATCCCTCGGTCCATCCTCAGAGCAGAACTGAAGCACCGACCTTGCCAGACCTCTCTGCCATCaacgccaccatgacgccagacagcttCTCCTtttgcgcgagtccatctccgcgcatcaGACGCCGAGTCTCCACAACGCCACGCCGCCGAGATTCGCCACCATCGATGTGTAAGATGAAGCTCCGCTCCACCAAAGACGTCGTCCTCTGGTCCCTCGAGCCCGTGtgcacctccaagaatgacgccccaagggggaaacgacaccaaagagccgccgtcatccgatctactgatctagggtttcccccgaaggtagcagagagtggccttgaacttctccttggcaatgccttcaggaagggaacgacgcagaCAACGTCGTCATCGTCGGCCATTGGCAATAGCCAATAGCAGGTTTTCACCCAGATCTGATCGAAGACCTCCATCTCTCGTGcacgggccgccgccgccgccggctgcATAACGAACGCCGTTGCCGCCGACCAAGCTGCCTAGACTAGCCTCTCGCCGCAACCCCAGCCGCCAACACCAACGATGGACGAGGCCTGCCCAGGCCCATCGGCCCTACAGGCCCGCAGATGCCAGATCTGGATCCTGCAGGGGCCAGGCTCGCCGGACGTCGCCTCGGAGCCCCATGGCCGGCCGGTAGCCACCGTAGGGCGGAGGGATGTTGACGAGCCGCCGCCTCGCTGCCGAAGGTGCCGCTGCGCCGGGGAAGATCACCGCGGGCCAAAGCCCAGATCACACCCTCTCCAAGGGCGAaacggccccgccgccgccttcctTGGTTGCGGCTCGGACTTGGCCGGTGCCAGCCGGGTCGAAGTTGTTTGTGGCCCGGCGGCGCGCTCGCGTACGCCCTCGAGTCGCCCGCGCGGGGCGACGCGAGGGTACCGTTTCCAACCGACCGATACGTCAACATCCCGACGACGACTTCccgtcctatggggccttagcacgacgacttcccgactgtctactacaagaAGGTTTGCCTGGCTCCagtgagggaggggcgatgacggtggCACGCCTTTGGCTCGCTCTAGTACTTGTAGTTGTCGCTAGGTGGTCCACGCACAtggttgtaatttttattacctCTGTTGTTttttgtactgccatgattgaagatgaatagatttgAAATTTCTCGAAAAATAAACAAAGAACACCCTTTGTCAAAAAATAAAACCAAACTGCTCAAATATTTATCTTCATTAATGCTTGAAGCAACTTACACACGAAATACGAGCTTAAAACAGGGATTAAACACTCATATATACCTCAAACAGTTTTTTGTACGTACTAAAGATCCTCCCTCGATTCTTCTCACGAAGTCGATCAGGAAGCAAATAACACCGGTATATACTCACCATAATAGAGGCATGTACTCACCGTGATAGTAGATTTATTTTTCTGTCTCATAAGGGTAGATTAATTTATTTCTGATGTTTCTCGTGCTGGTTTAATTAGGCGTACTCGGCGGGGTGCGCCACCAGGTATGCCTCGACCATCTTGAGCAGGTCGAGGTACCCCGCGGCGAGCGTCGCCCGGTCCTCCGCCGACAGCGCCCCGCCGCCGTCGAGCCTCTCGTACTCCACCCTGAGCTTCGCCACGCAAGCACCCTCCCCGGCCGCCTCGAGCTTCACCTCGGCCACCTGCGACTTGAGCTGGCCGCTCACCTTGCTGCCCTCCAGCACCTCCGTCTTGAGCACCCGGGCCGCGTTGTCGCGCGCCACCAGGCGGCTCCTCATCACGCCCGAGCCTGCGAGCTCCGCTGCCGCCGGGCTGAGCGTCATGGTGGAGACGCTGCCGGGTCCGCCGTCGCCCTCGACGTCCACGGCGTCGATGAAGCCCGCGCAGGCCTGGGGCAGGGCGGCCGTGTCCTCGCCGGAGAAGACCACCTTCCACATCCGCTCTGTGGACACCGCCAGGGTGCACTCGTCGGTGATGACACAGCCGGCGACCATCTTGTTATTGTCCGTGTCGGTCACTGGCTCGCTGCACACTAGCGCTGCTGGCAAATTGTTTCAAACTATTGAAGAGTAAACACTGGTGATGAGTGAGACCAAGCAAGGGGCTGATTTATATAGAGTAGGTGCAAAAGAAAAATTCACAGCAAGCAAAGGGATTCATAAAATAGCAATTGATCAACTTGGACCGGAGATCACATGTTTGGACTCTTGGAGCGCATTCAGGCTGCTATATCTTCTCGCAGCTGTTCAATCTTCTTCCCATGTGTTCCTGTGCTGCTGACTATTCTCCAGCATCCTACGACTGTGGCTGGGCTGGGCCAGTATATTAGGCTGAACATTGCATAGCTTACCAGACCAACCGGCGCACCTAGGAGCAACaaactaagagcatctccactcgtTTTCGGCCCACAGGGGCTTGAAATAGCGCCGTCTGGGGGTGCGCCCCAGACGCTGTTTTTTTAAAAACCAAACTCGGCTGAGATTCGACCAAACTCCACACAAATTCGGCCAAACTAGGCAATTTCATTGATATTTATAAAAAAACTGAAAACATAATTTAAAAATAACTAAAACGACAACTAAATACTATtattgcgccgccgccgccgtccgccttCTACAAGCCGAGCAGCCTGTACATCTTGTCGCCGCCGTCGCcttcgccgtcgtcgtcgccgccgtcctGCGTGCCGCCACCGTCCCCGCTACACCCCTGACCAGCGCCGCCCATGCGTGGGGGGTTGGACAGCCCGGGCGCCTCCTCGTCGCTGTCGTCGAGGATGACGACGCCGAGCGGCGATCTCCTCGATGGCGCGGCGCTGTCGCGCCATCTCCTCGTGGACGTAGTCCTCCCGCGCCCATCTGAGGGCGGTCTCGTCGGCGGCGGCCATGGCCTCATGCTCCTTCTTCATGGGGAGCAGCCCCGGCTCGgtctcctgtggctccggcttgACGGGGCGGAGCGCCAGCGATCCAGAGAAAAGGGAGCCCGACGACGAGGAGGTCGTCGTCTCCATTTGCCGCGGCGTCCAGGAGCTGCCACGGCCGAGAgagaaggagggggcgccgggcACTCCAAGTGCGGCGTGTTGCTGACCTCGATGTACTCGAGGACGGCGTCAAGGGTGCGGTCGGGGACGCGCCACCATTGGCGCCGCCCCTTGGagttgaggcggccgcggggcTCGACGTCGTTGGAGGAGGCGAGCTGCTCCTCGTGGCGGCGGTCAAAGTACGTCGTCCACAGCGTGTTGCTGTCGGGGGCGTACCTCGGTTGGTTCTTTGCCTCCTCCGGCAGCGACGACCAGATGTGCGCGATCTCGGCGCGCCGCTCAGCTCCGGTGGGCGCTGGAGGCATCTGGATGCCGCCGGCGCTGAGCCTCCAGGAGCATAGCACCCACATGTCCGTCGGCGCCGGCTAGTCGGCCTCGTAGATGAGGCGTGCCTCGTCCTCGCGCAGGTGGCGGCGACCGAAGCCGTTGGTCGCCACACCATCGCCTGGGTAGAGCTCAGCCATGGTCGTCGGCGTGCAAGAGAGGAGAGACGCGCATCGGCGGTGAGATGTTGAGAGGGGCGTCGGCGGTGAGAAAGGGTTCTATGGCGAGGGAGTGTGGGCTCACCGGCGAGGAGGGCGGCTTTATAGCCGTGTGTGGGCGGCGAGAGGGCGGCCACCGTGTGTATGCGTGGCGGGAGCGGGCGGGACGCGTCGCCACAccttcactgcgccgcccgtgaggcatcaatggaaggctgaccggcgcagcagcacgacagccttcgcattgattcccgcgggaaccgaggcgatgaggacgacgaaggCGCGGAGTCGCTGACTCGGCAGACCCACTTGTTTTCGCGCCAACAACTGTTTCCCCCGGCGCCCCTAGCGCgtcgggttcggcctgggtccgccggcgccaaaTTCGGCCCTAACCGGCGAAAAGTGGGTTTCTGGGGGCGCGACTGGACTGATTTTTCAGTGCCGGCGATAAAAAGGgaccttgggggggggggggggggcgttgtTGGGGGCGCAGTTGAAGATGCTCTAAATGTTACCTTTTGCGGATCTTCTGTAAGGATCACTTCCTGTGGAGCACGCCAAATGGTGCGCCACGTGTCGTGTGCTGGAAACTTCTTctggatttcattttttttctatATGTGTTTTTAGATTTTAGATGGTTTATTTTTTTACTTTCCAATTTCTGCTTGGTTTGCCCTAGGTTTTGAagggattttttttatttttgttgatttttcaaACGCAGTGTTTTTTCATAAAGAGGCACATCCTATGCTTGTGCTTCTCGAAAAAAAGAAAAGCATTGTGTGTGCTTCCCGAAGAAGCACATTGCTTCTCGTGGAGTCACATTTTTGGTTCCGTGAGAAGCACATCATGTGTTTCCCATGAGAAGCACAACCCATGTTTCCACAGGAAGCACAAGCACATATTTGCTTCTCCTGGAAGCACATATTTGCTTCTGTCATAAGTACAACATGTGCATCTACCAGAAGCACATCTCAAAAATGAAAAGGCACGGTTATGCTTCCACCGGCTGCACGCCTGTAGCCTGCCAATACACATGAGCCCAATGTTGCATATGTAGGCGCGGTCGTGCATGATATGTATATAGTTTCCCCCAGCCGATTGCAAGCCATCGACGTTGCCTCTCAGATGAGTAGTTGAGACCCCCAGCCGTTGCAAGCCCTTCTCAATACAGGAGCCCGATGGTGAGTTTGGCGCACGCTATATGTTGGGAGACTAgtagatgatacgtctccatcgtatctacttttcctaatgcttttgctcttgttttggactctaatttgcatgatttaaatgaaactaacctagactggcgctgttttcagcagaactaccatggtgttgtttttgtgcagaaataaaagttttcagaatggaacgaaactttttagagaattatttcagaatatataaaaaatactggagccaagaaccaccggagggggcccctgggtgagcacaacccactagggtgcgccccccctccaggcacgcccaggtgggttgtgcctaccTGGTGGCCCCGCAAACCCTGACaccaacgctataaaatcctatttttggaggaaaaaatcagggagaaagttTCATCACGTTTCACGATACGGATCCGCCgccacctcctattcttcatcgggaggccagatctggagtccgttcagggctccggggagggggatcttcggtcttcgtcatcaccaacccttctccatcgtcaattccatgatgctccccatcgggagtgagtaattccttcgtaggctcgctggttggtgaggagttggatgagattcatcatataatcgagttagttttgttagggcttgatccctagtatccattatgttctgagattgatgttgttatgactttgccatgcttaatgcttgtcactttgggtccgggtgccatgatttcagatctgaaccgtttatgttttcaccattatatctatgttctagatccgatcttgcaagtcatattcacctattacgtgttatgatctgtAAACCCCAgggtgacaatagtcgggatactttccggtgatgaccgtagtttgaggagttcatgtattcactaagtgttaatgctttcttccggttctctattaaaaggaggccttaatatcccttagtttccttatggaccccgcttccacgggagggtaggacaaaagatgtcatgcaagttctttccataagcacgtatgactatttaca
This genomic window contains:
- the LOC109755964 gene encoding pathogenesis-related protein STH-21, whose protein sequence is MVAGCVITDECTLAVSTERMWKVVFSGEDTAALPQACAGFIDAVDVEGDGGPGSVSTMTLSPAAAELAGSGVMRSRLVARDNAARVLKTEVLEGSKVSGQLKSQVAEVKLEAAGEGACVAKLRVEYERLDGGGALSAEDRATLAAGYLDLLKMVEAYLVAHPAEYA